TCTCGCCTCGAGGCGAGAGACGCAACAGTTCTAGGCCCCGCCCGCTCTTCACGGCGTCGCGGCCGCATCCGGCTACCCGTTAGCTTCGACAATAACCTTGAGAGCCCCGCCCTTGCGCTGGATGAATGTCTGCAGGGCATCGTTCATCTGTTCCAGAGGGAAGTGATGGGTGATGATGGGCTTGGCAACGATCTTCCCGGCAGCCAGCAGGGCCAGACTGCGCTGGCAGTCGGCCATCCCCTCCCCGCGCACGCCGGCCGCTCGCAGGTCCTCCAGGACGACGCCCTGGGCTGCCAGCTCCGGGGCATAGCCCGCCGCCATTTGCGGCGGGGCGCTGAGAGTGATGGGCTGCAGCACGTGCAGCACGCGCACCTCCGTGCCCTGCGGGGGAAACTGCCCGGCGACGGTCTTCAGCGCTTCTTCGGAAAACTTGGACTCATCCACCGCCAAAAGAATTTTCATGATTGCCTCCAGGTCCGGGGATCCACTGCCTGGCCGAGGCCTGGCGCGAAGAGGGGAATTGCGCGAGGCTTGCGTTGCGGGGCACTTGCCGTCTGCCTGCGGCACACGGCGCACCCACCCCGCAGCGCCCTACCGGAGCGCTCCGGCTCTTCCTTTGTAACCCGGGCGGCCGGAAAAATGCTGTGACCTGGGTCACAGTGCGCTGGTGAGGGGCCAACGGAGTGCCTGCCCCGTGCGATGGCCGCCGTCACTTACCGCGGTGACCCAGGGCACATCGCCCTGGCCCCCGCTCCGCGACCATGGCCATGCTGGGGCCATCGCGGGGCTTTCGCCGGAGCCCGAAAAGAGCGAAAATGAAGAGGCAAGGGCCGGCGGCACGGCGGTTCTCTGCTGTCCCCTCCACGCAGGAACTTACCGTCACGCCTGTCCGGCGCAGGGCCCCGCAGGCGCGATCTGCCCACCGAGGCAGACGCGGAAGATCTTCCAGCCACGCCAGGAGAGACCACCATGCTCACCCCCGCTCGTTTCCAGCTTCTCTTGCAGTTGCCCGCTCCCCTGCTGACCGCTTACGTCAGCACCAAGCCCACCGGGCGCTACCAGCACCGCCTCACCCCGGAATATCTGATCTGGCTGGACAAAGAAGCCAAAGCCATCGCCCTGACCTTGCCGCCCTCCGAGAAGGAACTCTTCCAGGAGCAGCTCGAGCGCACCAAAAACTATCTGCACACCTGGAAGCCGGAAGAGAAGGGCCTGGTGGTCTTTTCCGGAGCGGGGGCCTGGAGGCTCGTGCCCTTGCGCGTGGAAGTGGAAAACGAAGTTCGCTGGGGCCGCCCCGCGCTGACGCA
This DNA window, taken from Terriglobia bacterium, encodes the following:
- a CDS encoding universal stress protein; this encodes MKILLAVDESKFSEEALKTVAGQFPPQGTEVRVLHVLQPITLSAPPQMAAGYAPELAAQGVVLEDLRAAGVRGEGMADCQRSLALLAAGKIVAKPIITHHFPLEQMNDALQTFIQRKGGALKVIVEANG